DNA sequence from the Pedobacter schmidteae genome:
TCATACCGGGGAAATAGTCCTCACATGCCAGTTCCATATCAAAAATCGTCACATCACTTTTGATATGTCCCCGCCGGATAGTTCCCGTTTCTGTATCACCCGTATGTCTTGCTGTGCCGGAATCAGGAAAACCGAACGTTTGCCAGAAATCCCCGACGATCACCGGGCTATTCAATAAATTGATCTTTTCAACCGCAGGCTGCGGGTCTATTTTCAATAGTGCGGCATCAATATCTTTGTCTTCATCTATAAGCTCCGCTGTAAATTCTTCGCCCGATAACAATAGTGTGATCGGCTTTTTCGCCAGTATGTGCTCAATAATCACATGTCTTGCAGTCAAGATCATCCCCGCCGATGTCAAAAAACCTGAGCCTTTCACCTTACCACACGTTATTGGCAACGAGATTAATTTTAATTCATCTTTTTTCTCAAACTTCATAGTGTAATCTCCCCGGCGATTTTAATGTCATAATGAAAATACTCCTGAAGTGCAGGGTTACAAAAGAGCTTAGAAGTCGGCGTTACGAAATTGAAATATAATGTTCGTTTAGCCATACCATTCCGCAGTGGACGGCTTACTATCCGTGCGATGGTCTGCGCATCAGGGTGCAGGTGTCTTGGATGATTTCCATTGGTAGAGATCAGGTAGCGTTCGCTGTCGATCATGGATAACAAAGAAGGGCTTGTATTTTTGTGCGCCCCATGATGAGATATTTTGATCAGGTTAAAAAATCCATCCTGGCCATCTAAGGCAGCTTCCATGTCTTCCGAAAATGAATCAGCCATAAACAAAAGCCGCTTGCCTTCTGACAAAAGGATAAAAGTAATCGAACTTCCATTAGGCTCCGCGTCATCCGGCTTATACAAATCCGGCTTAGCTAGGTCTTTCACATCTTCGATTGTCAAGAAAGAATAAGGCGATACGCGACCAATAGATCCTTCCAATTGTAAATCTTCATCCCACTTGTTACTTACAAATACCTCAAAGGCATCATCAATTATATCATTCCGCTTATCCAGATCGATACCGATCCTCGCTAGCGATTTTTTAAACATATACTCAACATCCTCCAATCGCGCTCTTGTTGGTCCAAGTAATATCAGGGAAAGATTATCAGAGATGGCCACCGATGTCGGCATCTCTGCTGTTACGGCCTGCTCATTAAAATCAGTATTCCAGTCATATTTTCCGCGCAGAATTAAGGCACCAAGATCAGAACTGGTTTTCGCACTAATGATACCCTCAACATGATTGTCGTTTTCCTGATGTTCAGCAATATAGGCATCCAAACGAACCTCTTCCACTGCCGTATTATTAGATACGGGTAATTTGGATGACTGCATATGCCTTAACGTATTATGCCAGATCTGCCTTATAGGAATTAATCTCGGAACCGATTTGCTCCCGTTTGCCTCAAGAAATGGTACCGCTCCATTAATATGGTCCCTATCCAAATGGGTAATGATCAGACGCTCAAGTGTACTACCAGCTGGCAGCTTTTGCAGTGCAGGTTCTATATGGTCATTGAATGTGTCGGCAAATCCACAATCGACAAGTATATTTTCAGATTTTTTGTCTTCCAGATACTGTATTAAAAAACTATCGCCATACGAGGCAGGGAACATATTAACTAATAACATGATAGCGTCAAAAAATTTGTGCAACATAGGCAAAAATGCTCAAACGGACAATAACACTCGATGAAATCAAGTTGGAAATCAGGTTAGAAGCAACCACCACGTTTCAGTTATTGGATTATCCCTCAACTACATCTCTAGCTTCTCGAGGGCTTTCGGCTGTTGGGATAGCTGTAGGTTCTTTTATTCCTTTTCTTTCCATCTTGCTTATAACTATTTTATAAAAAATCTTCCGTATCGTGGTTCCAATTTCTTTAAGCTCAGTTATTTTGATCGTTAGTTTTTGACTTTTTGCTGCTTTTTCATAAATAGAATTAAATGCGCCTTCAATTTCTCTGATGGCATCGGTGGCATATCCCATAAATGCCTCATGGGCGGTGCTCCTTACATTGTCAGCAATTTTCTCCTTCACTTTATCTAATAGCCCTATAGTTAATTTAACTACGTCCTCGGCTAATGCTCTGAATGCCAATTCCAATTGTTTCTCTTTTGATATTCCCTCTTCCTGAGGGTAAGACTTTAGCAGGTATTTATCTTTTCCGTCCAAATATGAAAAGCAGGTTTCATAGCTACTTGCTTCCATATTATGCATAAACTGATTCCTAACTTCCATAAATGTCAGAAATTTTGTCTTTTCAACGGATTTCAAGGCCTCTATCTCAATTAATAGGGTTATTTTTTGATTAAAACTTATAGGGTTACTCTTATTTCCAAGTACGCGACTATTTTTCACATCCTTAATTCCTAGTAGCTCCCCAAGAAATATCGAGGTGAAGCTCTCAATTATTAATGCATATTGTAGTACTTCTGAACGCTTATCGATTCCAAGATTTAGCATGATGACAATTAATTGCTTGTTATTAATATTTTATCTGATTACGTTTTAGGTATAAAAGTTCTTAAAAACATTCAAAATTCTACACAATTAATTTATGCAGTTATAATATATTGAACGACTCTACCTGGTAGGGGCTAAATGACGATGGATTTTCCGACACAATCATAAATTGTCCATTATGATTTATAGCCCCTACAACAAATGCACCTTTACATTCTTTTTTTATATGGCTTTTAAGCCATTCATACTCGCGTTCCTCATAATTCAGCATGGCATCAAAAAGGTTCTCCGCATTTGAAGATTTACTCACCTTTAAATTTAGTAGTTTACCAATAGGGGTTATACTTAGGTTAAAATTATCGGAAATTGGAGCCAATATTTTTTCAATTTGCTTGGGGTAATTTACATTTGCGAACGCAATGCCGAGAACTGGCACCGAATTCGATTCGTCCAAAGGAGGTAAATAGGCACGGATTGCCAAGTCAAAAATTTTTTGTAGGTCTTCTATCATTCGGCTATGAGTTCTTCAATCTTTGAAAGATCAAGGTTATAATCAAATTTTTTCTCAGCGTCATCGTCCACGTTTGTATATCCAAACATTAATGCGATTCGAGCAGTAATACTACGGGTAACTTCATAAATTTCACCAATATCTTTGTTATAAAAATAAGCGCTTACCTCGCATCCAAAGGT
Encoded proteins:
- a CDS encoding MBL fold metallo-hydrolase, with translation MLLVNMFPASYGDSFLIQYLEDKKSENILVDCGFADTFNDHIEPALQKLPAGSTLERLIITHLDRDHINGAVPFLEANGSKSVPRLIPIRQIWHNTLRHMQSSKLPVSNNTAVEEVRLDAYIAEHQENDNHVEGIISAKTSSDLGALILRGKYDWNTDFNEQAVTAEMPTSVAISDNLSLILLGPTRARLEDVEYMFKKSLARIGIDLDKRNDIIDDAFEVFVSNKWDEDLQLEGSIGRVSPYSFLTIEDVKDLAKPDLYKPDDAEPNGSSITFILLSEGKRLLFMADSFSEDMEAALDGQDGFFNLIKISHHGAHKNTSPSLLSMIDSERYLISTNGNHPRHLHPDAQTIARIVSRPLRNGMAKRTLYFNFVTPTSKLFCNPALQEYFHYDIKIAGEITL